One genomic segment of Vibrio fluvialis includes these proteins:
- a CDS encoding beta-ketoacyl-ACP reductase yields MNNQQKVAVVTGAARGIGRAISEQLLEDGFKVVGLDISPVEWASQEQTRNERVSSYQVNLCDAQAVAQTVACIAEQHQRVDVLVNNAGITRDAMLTDMLESDWNSVLDVNLKAVFLLTQKIAPLMLAQGSGSIVNISSIVGTDGNIGQSNYGASKGGVIAMSKGWAKELARKGAQIRVNCVAPGFIETDMTKDLPEKVIGYMTSKTPLGRMGSVQDIAHGVSFLASDKSRFITGQVLKIDGGLVL; encoded by the coding sequence ATGAATAATCAGCAAAAAGTGGCGGTCGTCACCGGCGCCGCGCGCGGAATTGGGCGCGCGATCAGTGAGCAGCTACTTGAAGATGGCTTCAAGGTTGTCGGGCTCGACATTTCACCGGTTGAATGGGCCAGCCAAGAACAGACCCGCAACGAGCGGGTCAGCAGTTATCAGGTGAACTTGTGTGATGCCCAAGCCGTGGCGCAAACCGTCGCCTGTATCGCCGAGCAGCATCAACGGGTGGATGTGTTGGTGAACAACGCTGGCATCACTCGGGATGCGATGCTGACCGACATGCTCGAAAGTGACTGGAACAGTGTGTTGGATGTGAATCTCAAAGCCGTTTTTCTGTTAACCCAGAAGATCGCACCGCTGATGTTGGCGCAGGGCAGTGGTAGCATCGTGAATATCTCTTCCATCGTCGGTACCGACGGTAACATCGGCCAAAGCAACTACGGCGCCAGTAAAGGCGGCGTGATTGCAATGAGCAAAGGCTGGGCCAAAGAACTGGCCCGCAAAGGCGCGCAAATTCGCGTTAACTGTGTCGCGCCGGGCTTTATCGAAACCGACATGACCAAAGACCTGCCCGAAAAAGTGATTGGTTACATGACCTCAAAAACACCGCTCGGGCGCATGGGCTCCGTGCAAGATATCGCCCACGGTGTGTCCTTCCTCGCCTCAGACAAAAGCCGTTTTATCACCGGACAGGTACTGAAAATCGATGGTGGTTTGGTGTTGTAA
- a CDS encoding acyl CoA:acetate/3-ketoacid CoA transferase, translating into MVKTLTAAQAAEWIADGDAVMLGGFIGSVVPEAIERAIGERFERSGKPQDLTLLFAAGQGDGKSRAVNHLAQEGLVRRVIGGHWGLVPKLQALAVNNKIEGYNLPQGVISHLLRDTAAGKPGTLSKVGLGTFVDPRIEGGRINSRTQTDWVEVVDFRGEEFLFYRRLPVNVAILRGTTADQNGNITMEDECLIVESLAAAQAAKNQGGKVIVQVKRVVEAGMLDPHAVKIPGIFVDAVVVCDNPADHMQTFATQMNPAFVGRPGGEAVKPQAVDDALDAKTIIARRAAMELRSGAILNLGIGAPEYVAAVAREAGILDQFTLTVEPGAVGGEPAAGLDFGASRYPQAIISQDQMFDFYDGGGIDQAFLGLAQCDRLGDINVSRFGSRIAGCGGFINITQNAKEVFFCGTFTAQGLQTEVVNGELRIVAEGQQVKFLPAVEQITFSAAQARKMNKPVLYITERAVFTLTERGLTLTEIAPGMDLKRDVLAQMGFEPYISPGLKLMDEQIFKPQFTLRIDHE; encoded by the coding sequence GTGGTCAAGACGTTAACCGCTGCGCAGGCAGCAGAATGGATCGCCGATGGCGATGCCGTCATGCTTGGCGGCTTTATTGGCAGCGTGGTTCCCGAAGCGATTGAACGCGCAATTGGCGAACGCTTTGAGCGCAGTGGCAAGCCGCAGGATCTCACCCTGTTGTTTGCCGCCGGGCAGGGCGATGGTAAAAGCCGCGCGGTGAATCATCTTGCGCAGGAAGGGTTGGTCCGCCGCGTGATTGGCGGCCACTGGGGCTTGGTGCCCAAGCTGCAAGCGCTGGCAGTCAATAACAAGATCGAAGGTTACAACCTGCCACAAGGGGTGATTTCCCATTTGCTGCGCGACACCGCAGCCGGAAAACCGGGCACGCTGAGCAAAGTCGGCCTCGGCACGTTTGTGGACCCGCGTATCGAAGGTGGGCGCATCAACAGCCGCACGCAAACTGATTGGGTCGAAGTGGTCGATTTTCGCGGTGAAGAGTTTCTGTTTTATCGCCGCCTGCCAGTGAACGTGGCGATTTTGCGCGGCACCACTGCCGACCAAAACGGCAACATCACTATGGAAGATGAGTGTTTGATCGTTGAAAGTTTAGCTGCCGCGCAGGCGGCAAAGAACCAAGGCGGTAAAGTGATTGTGCAGGTGAAACGTGTGGTGGAAGCGGGCATGCTCGACCCGCACGCGGTCAAGATACCGGGGATTTTTGTTGATGCTGTGGTGGTGTGTGACAACCCCGCCGATCACATGCAAACTTTCGCCACACAGATGAATCCGGCGTTTGTCGGCCGCCCGGGTGGCGAGGCGGTGAAACCGCAAGCGGTGGATGATGCGCTTGACGCCAAAACCATTATCGCCCGCCGCGCCGCGATGGAACTGCGCTCTGGTGCGATTCTCAATCTGGGCATCGGCGCGCCGGAATACGTCGCGGCGGTGGCGCGCGAAGCGGGTATTTTGGATCAGTTCACGCTGACGGTCGAACCGGGCGCGGTCGGCGGCGAGCCAGCGGCAGGGCTTGATTTTGGCGCGTCGCGCTATCCGCAGGCGATCATCAGCCAGGATCAGATGTTCGACTTCTACGATGGCGGCGGCATCGATCAAGCGTTTCTGGGCTTAGCGCAGTGCGACCGTCTCGGCGATATCAATGTGTCGCGCTTTGGTTCGCGCATCGCAGGGTGCGGCGGTTTCATCAATATCACCCAGAACGCCAAGGAAGTCTTTTTCTGCGGCACCTTTACCGCGCAAGGGCTGCAAACCGAAGTGGTGAACGGCGAACTGCGCATCGTAGCAGAAGGCCAGCAAGTCAAATTCCTTCCCGCTGTCGAACAGATCACATTCAGCGCAGCGCAGGCGCGTAAAATGAACAAACCCGTATTGTATATCACCGAGCGCGCGGTCTTCACCCTGACCGAACGTGGCTTAACGCTGACGGAAATTGCACCGGGAATGGATCTCAAGCGCGATGTGCTCGCGCAGATGGGCTTTGAACCTTACATCAGCCCAGGGCTGAAACTGATGGATGAGCAGATTTTTAAGCCTCAATTTACGTTAAGGATTGATCATGAATAA
- a CDS encoding SDR family oxidoreductase: MNLRDSVIVITGAGQGLGQMMAVTLAQAGADLALLDMNEQGLLDTQKQCHMLSAKAIYYVMDVTNEAQVVKTFEDIVIDFGHVDGLINNAGILRDGLLVKVKDGQISKMSLEQFDTVMNVNVTGTFLCGREAAVKMIETKRKGVIINISSVARAGNIGQTNYSASKAAVATMATSWARELARYGIRAAAIAPGIVHTAMADQMKPEAIERLKQMVPVGRMGEPGEIAHAAKYILENDYFTGRVLEIDGGMRM; encoded by the coding sequence ATGAATCTTAGAGACAGTGTGATTGTGATTACCGGTGCCGGACAAGGGCTGGGGCAGATGATGGCGGTGACGCTGGCGCAAGCCGGAGCCGATTTAGCACTGCTGGACATGAACGAGCAGGGGCTGCTCGATACTCAGAAGCAGTGCCACATGCTGAGCGCCAAAGCCATTTATTACGTCATGGATGTGACCAACGAGGCGCAGGTGGTGAAAACCTTCGAAGACATCGTCATCGATTTTGGTCATGTCGATGGACTGATCAACAACGCGGGCATTTTGCGCGATGGTTTGCTGGTGAAAGTCAAAGATGGCCAGATAAGCAAAATGTCCCTTGAGCAATTTGATACCGTGATGAATGTTAACGTGACCGGCACTTTCCTGTGCGGACGCGAAGCGGCGGTCAAGATGATTGAAACCAAACGCAAAGGCGTGATCATCAACATCTCCAGCGTCGCGCGCGCAGGCAATATCGGCCAAACCAACTATTCGGCATCTAAAGCGGCGGTAGCAACGATGGCCACCAGTTGGGCGCGAGAGCTGGCACGTTATGGCATTCGCGCAGCGGCCATTGCGCCGGGGATTGTGCACACCGCGATGGCCGATCAAATGAAACCGGAAGCGATTGAACGGCTGAAACAGATGGTGCCCGTCGGGCGTATGGGAGAGCCGGGCGAAATCGCGCATGCGGCGAAATACATTCTGGAAAACGACTACTTTACTGGCCGAGTGCTGGAAATTGACGGCGGGATGCGCATGTAA
- the mmsB gene encoding 3-hydroxyisobutyrate dehydrogenase: MSTIAFIGLGNMGGPMAENLLKAGLSVRVFDLNTQAAKKLEPLGGVVAESLPAAVEGADTVITMLPAGAHVRAVYLGDHSGGVGLLNMIESGTFLIDCSTIDPESARLVAAEAEKKGFEFVDSPVSGGVAGAKAGTLTFIVGGTDSAFKKAHDVLKHMGKNIFHAGNAGDGQMAKICNNLMLGILMSGTCEALNLGMDNGLDPTVLSNIMLQSSGRNWALELYNPCPGVMENAPASNQYQPGFMSKLMQKDLGLGIDAALKSQSSIPMGSLARNLYAFHNANGNEELDFSSLFEFYRSRG, encoded by the coding sequence ATGAGCACCATCGCGTTTATAGGACTGGGTAACATGGGCGGCCCAATGGCTGAGAATCTGCTCAAGGCTGGATTGTCGGTGCGGGTGTTTGACCTCAACACTCAGGCGGCCAAAAAACTGGAACCGCTGGGTGGAGTGGTTGCTGAGTCTCTGCCCGCAGCGGTGGAAGGCGCCGACACCGTGATCACCATGCTGCCCGCGGGCGCGCATGTTCGCGCGGTTTACTTGGGCGATCACAGCGGCGGTGTGGGGCTGCTCAATATGATCGAAAGCGGCACCTTTCTCATCGACTGCTCAACGATTGATCCGGAATCTGCGCGGTTGGTGGCGGCTGAAGCCGAGAAAAAAGGTTTTGAGTTTGTCGATTCTCCGGTTTCCGGCGGCGTGGCGGGCGCGAAGGCGGGCACATTGACCTTTATCGTCGGCGGTACCGATTCGGCGTTTAAAAAGGCGCACGATGTGCTCAAACACATGGGCAAAAACATCTTCCATGCGGGCAATGCCGGTGACGGCCAAATGGCCAAGATCTGCAACAACCTGATGCTCGGCATTCTGATGTCCGGCACGTGTGAAGCGCTCAATCTTGGCATGGATAACGGCCTAGACCCAACAGTGCTGTCGAACATCATGCTGCAAAGTTCAGGGCGCAACTGGGCGCTGGAGCTTTACAACCCGTGCCCGGGCGTGATGGAAAACGCGCCTGCCAGCAACCAGTATCAACCGGGCTTTATGAGCAAACTGATGCAAAAAGACCTCGGGCTGGGCATTGATGCGGCGCTGAAAAGTCAATCATCGATTCCGATGGGCTCGCTGGCGCGCAATCTGTACGCTTTTCACAACGCAAACGGCAACGAAGAACTCGATTTCTCCAGCCTGTTTGAGTTCTATCGCTCACGGGGCTAA
- a CDS encoding enoyl-CoA hydratase/isomerase family protein: protein MTDRVSFQELWCRDQTHKIGIATLDNPASLNALSYNMLALLFDQLKQWQDDEQMMCVILEGGGDKAFCAGGDVRTMHNVMRDKCKAEVQAFCTEYFSLEYECDYLIHTYSKPIIAWGDGIVMGGGMGLFMGCSHKVVTPRTRMAMPEISIGLYPDVGGTWFLNRLPKGVGLFLGLTGASINATDAIDIRMADYLLLHEHHSAMLERLQAQRWEGNGFTVVGNVLSELALMVDDAEPESQLLPYLSNIQSACRADTLVDICDNILGIRGDDKWIASARNNLAAGSPISAHITYRQLTECSQLTLAECFRLELTLSVRSALLGEFQEGVRARLIDKDGAPTWRYGSVAEVDTAVIDELFTSLWNDAAHPLASLGQAH, encoded by the coding sequence ATGACGGACCGGGTCAGTTTTCAGGAGCTTTGGTGCCGGGACCAAACACATAAGATTGGGATTGCGACCTTAGACAATCCGGCGTCGCTCAATGCGCTCAGCTACAACATGCTGGCACTGCTGTTTGACCAGCTCAAACAGTGGCAGGACGACGAACAGATGATGTGCGTCATTCTCGAAGGCGGCGGCGACAAAGCGTTTTGCGCCGGCGGCGATGTACGCACCATGCACAACGTCATGCGCGACAAATGCAAAGCCGAAGTGCAGGCGTTTTGCACCGAATACTTCTCACTTGAATATGAGTGCGACTACCTGATTCACACCTACAGTAAGCCGATCATCGCCTGGGGCGACGGCATTGTGATGGGTGGTGGCATGGGGCTGTTTATGGGATGCAGCCATAAAGTGGTCACGCCCCGCACACGCATGGCGATGCCGGAAATCAGCATCGGACTCTATCCCGATGTGGGCGGCACCTGGTTTTTGAACCGCTTACCCAAAGGCGTTGGGCTGTTTTTGGGCCTGACGGGCGCGTCCATCAACGCCACCGATGCGATTGATATTCGCATGGCTGATTACCTGCTGCTGCACGAACACCATTCGGCCATGCTGGAACGCTTACAAGCGCAGCGCTGGGAAGGCAACGGTTTTACCGTGGTTGGCAATGTTTTGAGCGAACTGGCGCTGATGGTCGATGACGCCGAACCAGAGAGCCAATTGCTGCCGTATTTGTCCAACATTCAGTCGGCTTGTCGCGCCGATACTCTCGTTGATATCTGCGACAACATTCTTGGTATCCGTGGCGACGACAAGTGGATCGCCAGCGCGCGAAATAACCTCGCCGCAGGCAGCCCGATTTCGGCGCACATCACCTATCGCCAACTCACCGAGTGCAGCCAGTTAACGCTGGCTGAGTGTTTTCGTTTGGAGCTGACGCTGTCGGTTCGCAGCGCCTTACTGGGCGAATTTCAGGAAGGGGTGCGCGCGCGCTTGATTGATAAAGATGGCGCACCGACCTGGCGTTATGGCTCGGTGGCCGAAGTGGATACCGCCGTGATTGATGAACTCTTTACCTCATTGTGGAACGACGCCGCGCATCCGCTGGCGTCGCTGGGACAAGCCCACTAA
- a CDS encoding enoyl-CoA hydratase, translating to MTSNSYSPQHPATDGESHALIGFHLHHHVAVVTMNNPPANTWTAQSLEQLKTLVQSLNLNKEVYALVLTGAGEKFFSAGADLKLFADGDKARALKMARVFGEAFEALSEFRGVSIAAINGYAMGGGLEAALACDIRIAEEQAVMALPEAKVGLLPCAGGTQNLTALVGEGWAKRVILCGEQLTAAKAHEIGLVEEVVAQGEALNRAIAMAESVAQQSPSSVAACKKLIQQTRFAPRQHGLIKEREYFLDLFDTEDQTEGVQAFLQKRAPQWKNQ from the coding sequence ATGACGTCCAACAGTTACTCACCACAACACCCGGCCACGGATGGCGAATCCCATGCGCTGATCGGTTTTCATCTGCATCATCATGTGGCCGTGGTCACCATGAACAATCCGCCCGCCAACACCTGGACGGCGCAAAGTTTAGAACAGCTTAAAACGCTGGTGCAGTCGCTCAATCTCAACAAAGAAGTCTACGCCTTGGTACTGACGGGCGCTGGTGAGAAGTTTTTCTCGGCCGGGGCGGATCTCAAACTGTTTGCCGATGGCGACAAAGCGCGTGCGCTCAAAATGGCGCGCGTGTTTGGTGAAGCGTTTGAAGCGTTGTCGGAATTTCGCGGCGTTTCGATTGCGGCGATAAACGGCTATGCGATGGGCGGTGGTTTGGAAGCGGCGCTTGCGTGCGACATTCGCATTGCCGAAGAACAAGCAGTGATGGCGCTGCCGGAAGCCAAAGTCGGGCTGCTGCCGTGCGCGGGCGGCACACAAAATCTCACCGCGCTGGTGGGCGAAGGTTGGGCCAAACGGGTGATCTTGTGCGGCGAGCAACTGACTGCTGCCAAAGCGCACGAGATTGGTTTAGTGGAAGAGGTGGTCGCCCAAGGCGAAGCGCTCAATCGCGCGATTGCGATGGCAGAATCGGTCGCGCAGCAATCGCCCTCATCGGTGGCGGCATGCAAAAAGCTGATTCAGCAAACCCGCTTTGCACCGCGCCAGCACGGGCTGATCAAAGAGCGTGAATACTTCCTAGATCTATTCGATACCGAGGATCAGACCGAAGGCGTGCAGGCCTTTCTGCAAAAACGTGCGCCGCAATGGAAAAACCAGTAA
- a CDS encoding acyl-CoA dehydrogenase family protein, whose amino-acid sequence MDFEFNEDQRAFADTARQFASERLAPMAATWDEEHIFPKDVLREAGELGFLSLYTPEDEGGLGLSRLDASLIFEQLAMGCTSTTAFMTIHNMVTWMVASFATADAKAQFCPKLVTGEWLGSYCLTEPNAGSDAASLTTSATKAGDGYLLSGSKTFISGAGDTDVLVVMARTGEAGPKGISAFVVPSQADGITYGRKEPKMGWNSQPTRSVTFDKVHVPASALLGEEGQGFTFAMKGLDGGRINIATCSVGTAQQALNQATQYLQERKQFGQSLAQFQGLQFKLADMATELVAARQLVRYAASKLDRGDPQATAYCAMAKRFATDVGFQVCDAALQLYGGYGYIKEYPLERHFRDVRVHQILEGTNEIMRLIVARRLLSDGGELL is encoded by the coding sequence ATGGATTTTGAATTCAACGAAGATCAACGAGCGTTTGCTGACACCGCTCGCCAGTTTGCCAGTGAGCGGCTGGCACCGATGGCGGCCACGTGGGACGAAGAACACATCTTTCCAAAGGATGTGCTGCGCGAAGCGGGCGAGCTAGGCTTCCTCTCGCTCTACACGCCGGAAGACGAGGGCGGGCTTGGCCTCAGCCGCCTTGATGCCTCATTGATTTTTGAGCAACTGGCGATGGGGTGTACCTCCACCACCGCGTTTATGACCATTCACAACATGGTGACGTGGATGGTCGCGAGCTTTGCAACGGCGGATGCCAAAGCGCAGTTTTGTCCCAAACTGGTCACCGGCGAATGGCTCGGCTCCTATTGTTTGACCGAACCCAATGCGGGCTCCGATGCCGCTTCGCTCACCACATCAGCAACCAAAGCCGGCGATGGCTATCTGCTGAGTGGCAGCAAAACCTTTATTTCAGGCGCCGGCGATACCGATGTGCTGGTGGTGATGGCGCGCACTGGCGAGGCTGGTCCGAAAGGCATTTCCGCTTTTGTGGTGCCCTCGCAGGCAGACGGCATTACCTACGGGCGCAAAGAGCCGAAGATGGGCTGGAACAGTCAGCCGACTCGTTCGGTCACCTTCGATAAAGTGCACGTGCCAGCCAGTGCTTTGCTGGGCGAAGAGGGCCAAGGGTTTACCTTTGCGATGAAAGGGCTGGATGGCGGGCGAATCAACATCGCCACCTGCTCGGTCGGTACGGCGCAACAGGCGCTCAATCAGGCGACGCAATACCTGCAAGAGCGCAAACAGTTCGGTCAATCGCTGGCGCAGTTTCAGGGATTGCAATTCAAGTTGGCGGACATGGCGACCGAACTGGTCGCGGCGCGTCAATTGGTGCGTTACGCCGCCAGCAAACTGGATCGCGGTGATCCGCAAGCGACGGCTTACTGCGCGATGGCGAAACGCTTTGCTACCGATGTCGGTTTTCAGGTGTGTGATGCCGCGCTGCAACTGTATGGCGGCTATGGTTACATCAAAGAGTATCCGCTGGAGCGCCATTTCCGCGATGTGCGGGTGCACCAGATCCTCGAAGGCACCAATGAAATCATGCGCCTGATTGTGGCGCGTCGGCTGTTGTCTGACGGGGGGGAACTGCTGTAA